The DNA window aaatagggTGAATTGAGGGAAGTGAgggtgaataatttaaatagcgcgctggtgaccctcttttttttaatgacaattatacccttgcgtcacgcaaccgaattttttttattttttttttcaaaatttttttttttcgtctcgcggtTGCGTGATGCACCTGGGGTTACGTGAcgcggttgcgtgacgcgattgcgtcacgcaacggggttgcgtgacgcaactgggcattttcgtccaaaaaatttcataatttaatttttttaaaaaataaaaaattacgtcacgcaacctgaggatgcgtgacgcaatagagtcattttcgtcagaaaaaaaaataggtcaccagcgctatttaatttattcaccCTCACCAAAAGCAATTCACCCCTATTTTTAAGGTCATTTGTTCAAATTTCCCCACcgaatcaattttaattatcagGCGGCGACACATAGGCATTTAGAGCCATTTAtaggtcatttcctcaaatttcccacttgattatctattataaattaagagATTATTTGATCTATaacctataaaaataaaataaaaaaggtggGAGAAGAACGATAAAGCTCGAGGAATCTTGAAGTTCTAGCTTAGTCCAGGAGCAACCAATTTGACGCAAGGTGGCTCTGGTCATTTGGTTCAAAAGGGGCAAGCTTTAGCAAAATCCGAATCGTTACTTCTCTACAACACTCTTTTGTCTAATCTGGGAGAAGTAGTAGTTCATCAAAGCTAATCGTTCTTTGAAGATTACCAACAAACAATGAGATCAAACATCGTTTCCGAGGTGAACTTTCAGAAGAAGATCGCAATTCTTtgttttattcttttcattttacGCTAACTTATCTCAATAATGAACTGTAAAATCACCAGATTGAGATTTATTTGCCAATTTTTTAACCTTCTAGCGAACGACATTTGCTGTTTAATTTTACTACTGTTCTCAAGTTCCTTTTCTTCTTTCATTGTGATGATGGAGATCCCAGCATAACGAAATGCAAAACcctaattgtttatttatttgttctatGGTTTGAAACATAAAATTCTTGTTTAATCTTTCTGCTTTATGTGGCCTGTTCATAGCATTTACTAGGGTTTGATTCTCCATTTTGATCATGTGTGAACAGGCAGGACTTCCAACTAGACTGGGGCAGTGGTGGGAAGGCATTCCATTTCTTTCTTCAtcagttgttgttgtttgtggTGCCATCTATTTGGCTTGTCTATTGGTTGGATATGACTCATTTGCTGAAGTGTGTTTTTCACCTTTTGATGTCACCTCACATTTTCAAGGTATTTCTCAAAATGATTGCTTAAAGTACCTTGAATTTATGTCGTTATGTTCGTTTGAGTTATAAATGTAAGTTATATCTCCACCTCTATCACAATTAGCATGGAATATGCTTTCTCTTGTTCATTTGGTTAGTAGTGCTCACTTGGAATGTGATAGGAACGGAGATTAGGTTTCCGAAAGGCCAATCACATGACGACACGTTGCCGGAAAATTAATTGTATTAGggttattgtatttaattactgttatttattttaattagttataggATAGTATTTTATCTTTCAATTTATGATGGTAGTAGTAGTTACCTTTTCAGTTTATCAGGATAGTATTTATCTTTCAAAATTAGTAGCAACGTAGTTACCTTTCCAGTTTAGGGTTAGACTTGTATAAAAACATATCAAGTTTCAACTtaatattattgaatgaaattacGAAAGGTTCTAGACTTCTCGTCGCGATTTCTTTTGGCTTCTCACCCCTTTGCTTGGGTTGCTTAAACCGGGGAGTCTAAACTCTATCAGAATGTTGTATCATCACTTTACTTATGAATCCTGGAAATGTTCCAATTTTTTTGAGGGGGAATTTAGGGAGATAAATGACTGCAATGTTGTGAGGAACTACATCATTTAATCCATATTGATGCTGGATATGATTGATAGCTAAAGATTCTTAAGATGTATTACTTATGGTGAGTTTTGGAATTTCATGTGCTCTTTTATTTGTCTTTTCTCCGTAAAGGCTGAgaaaagaatttcaaaattatataaatcacaCCTTGTCCTGGGTTTCGGTTGAGCTTTCAAACTTAGTGAGATTTGATATATGGGTCCCTAGATATCCATGGTTTTCGATATCCTAATGTCAACTTCAAtgttatattcttaaaatcCAGACATCCAAATTGGCAATTTTTCTAGAGATCACAGAAGCTTTCAGATTTCTGAATGGTTATAGTTTATGTTTGACAGAGTTCAACTTTTGTTCATTTATCTATAGTCATTACAGGGGAGTATTCCGGATGCTTTAGAGCATCTTTTTTTAGAAGGAAAATGTGAAACAACCTATTATGCTGTTAGATGATATTTACTGCAGAATTTGTAACCGTTAGATCTTTGGAAGACGGTTTTCCTAGTTGGATTATACCCTTTTGCTCTTTATGGTTCTTGATTCTATTATTTTCTTCACTTTGCTGATTATATCTCAATGGTTCAGTTATGATTTCGTCTTAGCTAGTTGGTTGACAAAGCAGAGAGAATTATGAGCCCATTCCAGGGAAGTCTGAGGCTTCAGTGAAATCATTTGTGCTAGGTTTTCTAACATTGTCTGATTAGAATATCATGATATAGCTACAATAAAATTTTCTCCTAAAATGTGTCAGGTCTTGTGTTATGCATTTAGGGCCTAGGACTTTATATATCCCGATGAATTATCCAGTTGAAGTGGATTGAACGGACATCTATAGTACAACTATTACAATAACGTACAAATAACTACCTAAACTGTGGTTTGTACAACAGTACTAGcgacttatataaataaattccaGTTATGATGTACTATTCATTGAACTATAGAATTACAAAGTCTTGGTACCTTGATTCAAATGAGGGTCATGGCGGTGAGATGCTGTTCTAGCCTCCTCATGGAAAACAAAACTTTggtctcaataaaaaaaactacaaaGCTTCGTACAAAGTTTCTGAATTCTCATCTCTGGACTTCTAAACCCTGGCCCTGCTCCACAAGTCCTAACATCTTTCTGAAAGCTTCAAGTGTTCCACTAAATGGTCTAAACATGCGAACATTTTTAGCCCAAGTAAGATCCAGGTTTATCTGGTGAGACTACCCAGGCCAGACAAAATTCACTTGTATTTATTGATTGTGTGACACATAATGGTTGTGTCCCTAGCTTCATGTGATGTTCAAATCTTTTAACTTGCTGCTAAATACCACTGGAAATGTAGTCTAGTAGAGTTGTTACCACTTTTACTTCATGTTTTAGGGTTCAACACATCCAGTTTGGACAATGGAAGAGAAAACTCAAAGGTCTCTGGTAAATAGAAGATAAAGAGAAGTGatgaacaaaaataagtaaatgaTTTACAATTACCCTAAATGGCGGTTATCAAACAGGTCATGTaggtttatttgatttattagtGTTGAATAGCATCCTAGCTTTTAAAACTTATGCAACattgttaataattttctcaattattttccTTAATAGATAGATTTGTTTCACATTAggttaataatcatttttttttcatgttgtTCCATGCCTAATTCATGACCAAAAAGGATAAAATAAATCTTGAAAGTATGCTGAGTAATTTCTGACACTTTTTGGATCAATCCATTTATGACCTCACTAGTATCGTCTTTATTTCATGATATATGAACCAAGCCTGTCCGGTAAGAACGGAAgattatgtatttaatatattaagtgaAAAACATGAGATATcatgaaatataaattttcgATCTAGTTTGAAGTATGattcaacaaattaattttcaGTATTAAGTTgggattttcttaaaatttagtacttatttttggattttcttaCCGAATTAAGtgattaaattagttatatttccAAAGCAACTTAATAGAGAAATGACTCGATTCAGTTAGATTGACTGCTAATACATTTATCACCACAGCCTTAATTAGTGTTGATTAAATATCTCATGATGAGATATGATTAGAATATTATTAGAAGTTCTGCATCGAATAACCAGATGATCTAAtattatgtaataatattattagaacttctatttagttttcttttcttgaaaTGATAAAGTATTGAACACTTCAACTCTTAACTCAAGCCATGTTGAATTGTTAACTTTGATTTAGTTTTCTTAGAGGCCTCATTGTTTAGTGAGACATGAAGCATTTAAATTTCACCTCACCTCACACAAATAATGATTGATGTTAATGTTAAAAGTATTTATGTGACTGTCTATATCCTgactcttattttattattatgtttcaGTTTACAGGATCTATACCGCGATCCTGTTTCATGGTTCTCTGATTCATGTTTTATTCAATATGATGGCTTTGGTTCCACTGGGTTCTGAGCTGGAGAGAATTATGGGATCTGTTCGTTTCTTATACTTGATAATTCTCTTGGCTACAACCAATGCcatttttcatctttttattGCATTAGTGGTGGCTCACAACCCTTTGTACTCTAATGAATATCTCTTGAACGAATGTGCTATTGGCTTCTCTGGAGTCTTATTCTCTATGATAGTTATAGAGACAAGTTTGAGTGGGGCACAGCATAGAAGGTTTGATTTTGTGCCAGTTCACATTTTTTCCTTCTATATTCTTGATTGGGAAtctttaatcttttattatcaGATTTCCTTTGATTCCCTTTCCTTttgcaattaatattttttgagttactaatttatgtcatttttttcATGCAGTGTGTTTGGATTGTTTAATATTCCAGCTAAATGGTATAAAAAAAACTTCTCTTCTTGATGTGTAATATCGAAGGCTTTAGTAATTGATCATGAAGTATGATGTATGTGTCAGGTATCCATGGATATTACTGGCTATATTTCAGCTTCTCATGACAAACGTATCTTTTCTAGGTCATCTCTGCGGAATTTTATCTGGTTTTGCATGTATGCTTCTGTACTACTCTAGTTTCTAATTTTTGTTGTGATGCGTAGTTATCGTCATTTCACTCAAGGGGTTTGATATTACAGCacctttcttttccttttcagATACCTATGGATTATTCAACTTCATAATTCCTGGACCTTCATTCTATTCTAATATTGAATCCTTCTCTTGGATAGTAAgtaactttattttcaaatgtaCTCGTGTATTATTTTTACTGCTTGGACCAagtaattaacaaatatatactttaattatttgaatttgagcATACAGAGTTGAATTTTATGCTAATAGCAAGATGGGCAAACTAGCCAAACCTTGTGAAACCTATTACAGCTCCtgcctttttttttttgttctctaACTTAACATAATATCCAATATAGGGTAAAGATGGAAATTGCATAGACTCTTTTATCTGAAATATTATCCAATTCAGGGTACTCGTTGGACAACGAAAGTAAAATCATAAAAGAACCATGACAATAAATTGCTAGTTTTGACTACTACTAAAACTAGCAATTTATTTTtcctttcaaaaaataaattgctAGTTTTGAATTTTTCCCTAATTATAAAATTGTCAAGAGCAAACTTGCTATTAGCAAGGCTTATGGATCTACATATGCTCTTCAATGAAGTGTTTGGGgacataattgatttttttcctAGTTGCTAGTTAAAAACCAAAGTTTCCTTGAGACGAAGTCCGGCAAACTGGAAACTCTCAAGATAATATGTGGTTGTGAATACTTTAACTGCatcaaggccttgtttgatgaagtcCAAATTATCACATCATCAATCACTTCATCAACTAAAAATAAAACACCCTTATAAAAAAGACTGTCTTTgtcaaagaaaatcaaatataatatatagataataccCTTAAAAAAAGACCTTCTTAtaataccttttatttttatagcattttaaaatattaaacacaaaGGGTATTTTAGATAATCCACTTCTTTAAtcaaacagtttttttttttttaaatccaattatttaaaagaaaaaactacatcaaacaagctctaccATCTTCTGGTTCTCCTCATCCTGTCTTCCTCTCTCTTTAACTCGTTAACCTCTCACCGCGACTTATGCAACTCTACTGCTCCATCATTGTCACAAATTTCAATGATTCTCTTTTAACATTTATCAAAGCCCTGAATTCTCAATTGGGTTGCTATCATTAGGTTGTTCTGATTCTGACTTCTAAAACTTGTTCATTCATATCCTGACTTTTCTGAATACTTTTTCAGTCATCTTGTGTGAGGAGGCCAAAGTTCATAGTCAGCACTGGTGCAAGTCCTTCAGGCTACCTACCAACTTACTCTAATCCAAATGATACTCAAAGGTTGGTTGGTTCTGCTCCTTCAGAAAAATTAGCTTGATCTTGTAAGATTAATGTTTACCAAATATATTAGCAGTGATATTCTGTCTGGAAACATTTGGAGGAACATCACCTCATTGATTCCTCAAAGGGAGACAACTGTTCAGGTACTTAAGAGATCTTATCTTCTTTACAGAATTTCATATCcatgttaattataaatattttttttttatattcaaagcCAGTTAGTTATAAATATTCTGTAAGAGCAGTCTACATTTCTAATTTGAGAAGTTGCATAACTACTGCATGGTATCTTTGTTTGGTATTTACCTGCTATTACTTgtacattttcttttattagtttttattatcaaatcaaaaactttctatatatttttttttttgctaaactCTATATATCTATTTAATTGCCTTTTGTACTTTCTTTTCCAATTTGAAAAGGAGACCCTTTTGGGTTTATAAGTCTGACCATTTACTTCCCTTAATGTCCAGACTAAAACATAAGTCTAACAAAATGATATTAGTATGGTATTCTAGCAATGCGAGAGATTTTCTTTCAGGTTTTAGGTATACCTATTTACGCAACATAACAATGTAATGGTAATAGTAGGATATATTAGTAGCAGTAGTATGATAAGGGTAGTATAGTAATTAGTAGTAGTTTGAGGATAGTACCGTATAGTAGTAGACTAATAGTAGTACTTAATAGTGCAAGATAATATGTTCACATTATCTTGTGATTGTCCTGGATATGGTTATGATGTGTTTGATCTTCTTGAGAAGCGAGTGAGAATTTTACTTCTTCAAGTTTAAATGCATTATCCCATTAagaactaataatataaataaggcAAATAGTATGTATATGTTGGTCACTTATTCTTAAGAATATGGACATTAGAGTAtacaacattttattttttgtataaaatataaaatatttgttattataacTACATTCCTTAACTAGGCAGTTATAAACTGACAATCATGCCTTGGTTTTCAGTTTATTTTGAATTCCAAAAGTACCCATTGGCTtacaaaatgtcaaaattaatCCCTCagctttttataatttttactgtTTGAACTGTCAAATTGCAGTCAGAAGAAAATGATGGAAGATTCCCAGGGAGGGGAAGGACACTTGGTGCTCCTCAAAATCAAGCTGTTAATCCTGTAAGTTCTGACTCTAGCTTACAGGCCAGACTATTGGATTCAAGCAATTCAGATCATCCTTCTCATACAGTGGAAACCGAAGTG is part of the Impatiens glandulifera chromosome 1, dImpGla2.1, whole genome shotgun sequence genome and encodes:
- the LOC124919238 gene encoding rhomboid-like protein 15 isoform X1, whose translation is MRSNIVSEAGLPTRLGQWWEGIPFLSSSVVVVCGAIYLACLLVGYDSFAEVCFSPFDVTSHFQVYRIYTAILFHGSLIHVLFNMMALVPLGSELERIMGSVRFLYLIILLATTNAIFHLFIALVVAHNPLYSNEYLLNECAIGFSGVLFSMIVIETSLSGAQHRSVFGLFNIPAKWYPWILLAIFQLLMTNVSFLGHLCGILSGFAYTYGLFNFIIPGPSFYSNIESFSWISSCVRRPKFIVSTGASPSGYLPTYSNPNDTQSSDILSGNIWRNITSLIPQRETTVQSEENDGRFPGRGRTLGAPQNQAVNPVSSDSSLQARLLDSSNSDHPSHTVETEVNGRQFADNINATTRTPQQAPVLSNNDVQKLVAMGFDKTQVEVAVAAADGDLNVAIEILMTQQPQ
- the LOC124919238 gene encoding rhomboid-like protein 15 isoform X2; this encodes MRSNIVSEAGLPTRLGQWWEGIPFLSSSVVVVCGAIYLACLLVGYDSFAEVCFSPFDVTSHFQVYRIYTAILFHGSLIHVLFNMMALVPLGSELERIMGSVRFLYLIILLATTNAIFHLFIALVVAHNPLYSNEYLLNECAIGFSGVLFSMIVIETSLSGAQHRSVFGLFNIPAKWYPWILLAIFQLLMTNVSFLGHLCGILSGFAYTYGLFNFIIPGPSFYSNIESFSWISSCVRRPKFIVSTGASPSGYLPTYSNPNDTQSDILSGNIWRNITSLIPQRETTVQSEENDGRFPGRGRTLGAPQNQAVNPVSSDSSLQARLLDSSNSDHPSHTVETEVNGRQFADNINATTRTPQQAPVLSNNDVQKLVAMGFDKTQVEVAVAAADGDLNVAIEILMTQQPQ